The following proteins are encoded in a genomic region of Actinomadura sp. NAK00032:
- a CDS encoding cold-shock protein — MVHVGKIARFDEVRGYGFITPDEGGPDVFVHVNDLNDDKTLIATGTSVEYELIDGERGLKAFDVSVIGDRVAPASGGGRIVPSDDEVLCDVLTTTELRIELTELILDSVPELTGAHLVRLRESLLTFARKHGWSED; from the coding sequence GTGGTGCATGTGGGAAAGATCGCGCGGTTCGATGAGGTTCGCGGCTACGGATTCATCACGCCCGACGAAGGCGGTCCGGACGTCTTCGTCCACGTGAATGATCTGAACGACGACAAAACGCTGATCGCCACCGGGACCTCAGTCGAATACGAGCTCATCGACGGCGAGCGGGGGCTGAAGGCGTTCGACGTCAGCGTCATCGGCGACCGCGTCGCACCCGCCTCCGGCGGCGGGCGGATCGTCCCGTCCGACGACGAGGTCCTCTGCGACGTCCTCACCACGACGGAGCTGCGCATCGAGCTGACCGAGCTGATCCTCGACAGCGTGCCCGAGCTGACCGGCGCCCACCTCGTCCGGCTCCGCGAGAGCCTGCTGACCTTCGCCCGCAAGCACGGCTGGAGCGAGGACTGA
- a CDS encoding low temperature requirement protein A yields MTPPHRDASAPHPDSGIRIRVRMRARPIDEPHRAASPLELLFDLTFVVAVAAVTGELAHEIAAGHGGAGVVPFLLVFFAIWWAWMNFTWFASSYDTDDVAYRLLTMVQMAGVLVLAAGVPAAADHEDLRGVTLGYFIMRIGLVTQWVRAGIENPDGRRTAFRYAAGMTALQAGWLLRLLAAELGALPADAHVPVFVALAVLEMAVPPWAERAAPTTWHPHHIAERYGLFTIILLGESVLAATRGVAGALEESAVSSPFLVIAVSGLVVLFALWWLYFLAPAGAGLRDRRHRSYLWGYGHYGIFASLAALGAGLEVAVEQTGHHVAASPAVICYAVAVPVSVFLVVLWLVHALIVAAPLTRPGAVAGCAAAVLLLPLAAPQLGVAAVVAGIAALCVLLTAVTIASR; encoded by the coding sequence CCGCTGGAGCTGCTGTTCGACCTGACGTTCGTCGTCGCGGTCGCGGCGGTCACCGGGGAGCTGGCGCACGAGATCGCGGCGGGGCACGGCGGCGCGGGGGTCGTCCCGTTCCTGCTGGTCTTCTTCGCGATCTGGTGGGCGTGGATGAACTTCACCTGGTTCGCCTCGTCCTACGACACCGACGACGTGGCCTACCGGCTGCTGACCATGGTGCAGATGGCGGGCGTGCTGGTGCTCGCCGCCGGCGTGCCGGCGGCGGCCGACCACGAGGACCTCCGCGGCGTCACGCTCGGCTACTTCATCATGCGGATCGGGCTGGTCACGCAGTGGGTGCGGGCCGGGATCGAGAATCCGGACGGCCGCCGCACCGCGTTCCGGTACGCGGCCGGCATGACCGCCCTGCAGGCGGGCTGGCTGCTGCGGCTGCTCGCCGCAGAGCTCGGCGCACTGCCGGCGGACGCGCACGTGCCGGTCTTCGTGGCCCTGGCGGTCCTGGAGATGGCGGTGCCGCCGTGGGCGGAGCGGGCCGCGCCCACCACCTGGCATCCGCACCACATCGCCGAACGCTACGGGCTCTTCACGATCATCCTGCTGGGGGAGAGCGTCCTCGCCGCGACCCGGGGCGTCGCGGGGGCGCTGGAGGAGTCCGCGGTGAGCAGCCCGTTCCTGGTGATCGCGGTGTCCGGCCTCGTGGTGCTGTTCGCCCTGTGGTGGCTGTACTTCCTCGCCCCGGCGGGCGCGGGGCTGCGCGACCGGCGGCACCGCTCCTACCTGTGGGGCTACGGCCACTACGGGATCTTCGCGTCGCTGGCGGCGCTCGGCGCGGGCCTGGAGGTCGCGGTCGAGCAGACCGGGCACCACGTGGCGGCGTCGCCGGCGGTGATCTGCTACGCGGTCGCCGTACCGGTGAGCGTCTTCCTGGTGGTGCTCTGGCTCGTGCACGCCTTGATCGTGGCGGCGCCGCTGACCCGTCCGGGCGCGGTCGCGGGATGCGCCGCCGCGGTGCTGCTGCTGCCGCTGGCGGCGCCGCAGCTGGGCGTGGCCGCCGTGGTCGCCGGGATCGCGGCGCTGTGCGTGCTGCTGACCGCCGTCACGATCGCGTCGCGCTGA
- a CDS encoding FAD-binding oxidoreductase, protein MRIVIVGGGIIGAALADRLARGAGAAEVTLVERDRPGAGTSGASFAWLNANDPDDPAYHCLRVAALGAWRRLAGEFGDPAWFRIAGNTAWATADPAKELLADRVARLAALGYPAALITPDRLRELEPSLRPPAAGAVIAHYPGEGHVHGPDAVRALADRARSAGARLIGGTAATRLNLRGGRVTGVRLGTDDDLDADLTVCAAGRHSPALLATAGLGLPLVDAEAPGSPAPGLTAFTGPGPALLNGVVHSPGVDLRPVPGGGLALEAADLDDATDLATPAAALDRGAAELLDRARALIPALTAPVETVHRCVRPLPADGFPLVGPQFPGLYTAVTHSGITLGPHLADLIAADLRGGEPALAPYRPDRAAGAAAW, encoded by the coding sequence ATGCGCATCGTCATCGTCGGCGGCGGGATCATCGGCGCCGCGCTGGCCGACCGGCTGGCCCGCGGGGCGGGCGCCGCCGAGGTGACGCTCGTCGAGCGGGACCGGCCCGGCGCGGGCACCTCGGGCGCGAGCTTCGCCTGGCTCAACGCCAACGACCCGGACGACCCCGCCTACCACTGCCTGCGCGTCGCCGCCCTCGGCGCCTGGCGGCGGCTGGCCGGGGAGTTCGGCGATCCCGCCTGGTTCCGAATCGCGGGCAACACCGCCTGGGCCACCGCGGACCCCGCCAAGGAGCTGCTGGCCGACCGGGTCGCGCGGCTGGCCGCGCTCGGCTACCCGGCCGCGCTGATCACGCCGGACCGGCTGCGCGAACTCGAACCGTCCCTGCGTCCTCCCGCCGCCGGCGCGGTCATCGCGCATTACCCGGGGGAGGGCCACGTGCACGGCCCGGACGCGGTGCGGGCCCTCGCCGACCGCGCCCGCTCCGCCGGGGCGAGGCTGATCGGCGGCACGGCCGCCACCCGCCTCAACCTGCGCGGCGGCCGGGTCACCGGCGTCCGCCTCGGCACCGACGACGACCTGGACGCCGACCTCACGGTCTGCGCGGCCGGCCGGCACTCCCCCGCCCTGCTCGCGACCGCCGGCCTCGGCCTCCCCCTGGTGGACGCCGAGGCGCCCGGGTCCCCGGCGCCCGGCCTCACCGCCTTCACCGGCCCCGGCCCGGCCCTGCTCAACGGCGTGGTCCACTCCCCCGGCGTCGACCTGCGCCCCGTCCCGGGCGGCGGGCTGGCCCTGGAGGCCGCCGACCTGGACGACGCCACCGACCTCGCCACCCCCGCGGCCGCCCTCGACCGCGGGGCCGCCGAACTCCTCGACCGCGCCCGCGCGCTGATCCCCGCGCTGACCGCCCCCGTCGAGACGGTCCACCGCTGCGTCCGGCCGCTGCCCGCCGACGGGTTCCCGCTCGTCGGCCCGCAGTTCCCCGGCCTCTACACCGCCGTCACCCACAGCGGGATCACGCTGGGCCCGCACCTCGCCGATCTGATCGCCGCGGATCTGCGCGGCGGCGAACCGGCCCTCGCCCCTTACCGCCCGGACCGCGCCGCCGGGGCGGCCGCCTGGTAA